The Acidimicrobiales bacterium genome contains the following window.
ACGCCAGGGCGCCACACACCACAGCGATGGCCACGCCGAGGCGGAGGCGGTTGCGCTGGAACTGGCGGCGGGGCGAGGAGGCGTCGGGGCCGCCCTGCTCGTCGGCGCTCGGCGTGCCGTGGTCGTCGGCGTCGATCATCGCTTGCGCTCGTCGACGGCCCGGCCGAGGGCGCGACCGCGGCGCAGGAGGTGGGCGGCATACGCGGCCAGGGCCACCAGGGTGATGCCGTAGCCGGCGGCGACGTAGCCCATCAGCCCACCACCGCCTCGCGCCGGCGCTCCTCGATGGCCGCGGCGAGGGCGTCGTCGTCGAGCGCCTCCTCGAGCCGGGCGACGCGGACGCGGTGGCCGAGGAACCAGCCGTACAGCAGGGTCATGGCGAGGAAGCCCATCGCCATGGCCCCGATGAAGGCGCCGTCGAGCTCGCTGGAGGGGTTCATCTGGGCCAGCGAGCGGCCCTGGTGCAGGGTGCGCCACCACTCCACGGCGAAGTGGTTGATGGGCACGATCGTGACGGCCAGCAGGGCGGTGACCGCCGAGCGGCGTCCCCGGACCTCGGCGTCGGCGGGCACCCGGCGCAGCGCCAGGTAGCCGAGGTAGATGGCGAGCATGAGGGCCGAGAGGGTGAGGCGGGCGTCCCACACCCACCAGACGCCCCAGGTGGGCCGGCCCCAGATCGAGCCGGTGGCCAGGGTCAGGGCGGTGAACAGCACGCCGATCTCGGCGGAGGCGCCGGCGGTGAGGTCCCAGGTGAGCGAGCGGGTGGTGGGCCAGAGCCACAGGGCGCTGGCGAGGGCGGTCACCCCGAAGGCGATGTACGACGCCCACGCCAGGCCGGGGTGGATGGCGATGAGTCGGGCGTACTCGCCCTGCTCGACGGTGGCCGGGAGCGTGAGGCCGAGGCCCACCGTGACGGCAAGCGCCACCAACCCGGCCAGGCCGAGGCTCAGCGTCAGCGCGCTGCCGGCGCCCGCTCGCTCCTGTGTCTGCGTCATGCTTCCTCCATCAGGGGCCCGAAGGCCACGACCCCAAAGGCCACGTACACCACGGCGAACACGCCGAGGAGCCCGATCCAGTCACCCGTGGCCACGTCGAGGGTGACCCCCGTGAGGGCCGCCTCCGAGGCACGGGTCGCCGCGATCAGCACCGGCGCCGTCACCGGGAGGAGCAGGAGCGGGAGCAGCGTCTCTCGCACCCGCAGCCCGGCGGCGAGCACCCCGTAGAGGGTACCTGCGGCGGCCAGCCCCACGGTCGCGACCAGGGCGGTCACGACGAGGGTGCCGAGACCGGCCACGTCGACGTTGTAGAGGATCACCACGCCGAAGCCCAGCAGCACCTCGAGCACCAGCAGCTGGGCGGCGACCGCCGCCGCCTTCCCGAGGAAGATCCCCGCCGGGTCGAGGCCCGAGAGGCGGAGGGCGTCGCGCGCGCCATCGCCCGACTCCACCGCCTGGGAGCGCTGAACGGCGAGCAGGGCCGAGAACAGCACCGCGACCCAGAAGAGCCCGGCCGAGGCCCGGACCAGGACCCCGCGATCGGGGTCGAGGGCGAAGGCGAAGAGCACCAGGACGAGCACCCCGAAGGGCGCCACCTGGTTGAGGGCCACGCGTGACCTCGCCTCGATGCGGAGGTCCTTGCCGGCCACGAGGAGGGCGTCACGCAACATGGGCCCGCCCCCCTGACGCCGGCACCGGCGGACCGGAGTCGTCGACGACGCGGCCGCCGGCGATGGTGACGATGCGCCCGGCGACGGCGGCGGCGCGCTCGAGCTCGTGGCTGGCGAGCAGGATGGTGGTGCCGGCGCCGGCGGCCTCGGCCACCAAGGCGTCGAGCGTGTCGCGACCCTCGGCGTCAAGGCCGGCGTGGGGCTCGTCGAGCAACCAGAGCGACGCCCGGCGGGCGAGGAGGCCGGCCAGGGCGGTGCGGCGACGCTGGCCGGCGGAGAGGCGGCCGGCAGCCACGTCGGCGAGGCGGCCGTCGAGGCCCAGGCGGGCCATGGCCGTCTCGGCGTCGGCGGCGGTGCCACCGGCGGCGCGGGTCCAGAACCGAAGGTTGTCGGCCACCGTGAGGTCGTCGTAGAGGCCACTGGCGTGGCCGAGCATGGCCACGTCGCGGCGCACGGCCCGCCGGTCGCGGCGCAGGTCGCGACCGAGCACCACCGCCTCGCCGGAGCTGACGGGCACCAGGCCGGCCAGCGCCCGCAGGAGGGTCGACTTCCCCGCCCCGTTGGGGCCGCGCACCAGCACCACCTGACCCGCGCCGACGTCGAGGTCGAGGCCGGCGAGCGCGGGGAACCGGCCGAGAAGGCAGACCGCGGAGCGGAGGTGCACAGCGTGGTCCATGGCGACCATGGCAACGCTACCGGCGCCCTCGAAGGTCCACCAAGGCGCGGTGGAGGCGCGACGCAGGGCGTTTACGCTGCTCACATGCGTCTGGCGCGGGTGGTGGGGGCCGTGGGCCGGGTCCTGATCACCGTGGGCGTGCTCGTCCTCGCCTTCGTGGCCTACCAGCTCTGGGGCACCGGCCTGCAGGAGGCCAGGGCCCAGTCCCAGCTCGAGGCGGAGTTCGAGGCGGCGCTGACGCCGACCACCGTCCCTGGCACCACCACCACGACCACCACCGGGCCCGAGCCGACCACGACCACGACCACGACCGCGCCCCCGCCGGTCAAAGGTGACGCCGTCGCCCGGCTGCAGATCCCCCGCATCGGGGTCGACAAGGTGGTGGTCGAGGGCGTGAGCCTGGACGACCTCAAGCGGGGACCCGGCCACTTCCCCGGCACGCCCCTGCCCGGCGAGCTCGGCAACTCGGCCATCGCCGGCCACCGCACCACCTACGGCGCGCCCTTCTACGACATCGGCGAGCTCGAGGAGGGCGACGAGATCCTGGTGACGACCCCGCGCGGGGAGTTCCGCTACCTGGTGTCGTCGGTGACGGTGGTGCGCCCCGACCAGGTGGAGGTGCTCGACCCCAGCGACGACGCCCGGCTCACCCTCACGACCTGCCACCCGCGCTTCAGCGCCCGCCAGCGACTCATCGTGGTCGCCACCCTCGACGGCGAGGCGCTGGAGCCCGCCACCCCGCCGGAGGCCCCGACGCTGCCCGCCCTCCCCGACGACGGGCCGGATGGCGACGACCCGGATGGCGACGACCCGGAGAGCGACGACGAGCAGGAGGGCGACGACCCCGCCGGGACGGGCGGCGACCGCGTGATCAGCGGCCAGGTCATCGGGGAGAACGCTGCGGCCGGCCTCTCCGGCGACCCCACCGCCCGGGTGCCCGCCCTGCTCTGGGGGCTCGCCGCCGCCACCATCTGGCTGGCGGCCTGGTTCGTCTCCACCCGCTGGCGGCGGTGGCCGCCCTACCTGTTGGCCTTCCCGTTCTTCGCCGTCGCCCTCTTCCTCTGCTTCGAGCAGGTAGGCCGCCTCTTCCCCGCCAACATCTGACCGACGGGCTACCGACCCTCGAACCGCGGGGACCGGCGCTCGTGGAACGCGGCCTGGCCCTCCCGGAGGTCGGCGCTGCCCCACGCCCGAGCGAAGGCGCCAGCGATGACCTCATCGTCGGCCGGTGGGGGCTCCAGCCGGTCGAGCATCGCCTTGGTGCCGGCGATCGTGAGCGGCGCCAGGGCGCTGATCTCGTGGGCCCACGCCACGGCGTCGGCGGGCGTTCCGAGGCGCTGCACCAGGCCGAGGCGGTGGGCCGACGCGCCGTCGATCGACTCGGCGGCCAGGAGCATCGCCCGCGTGGGCCCGTCCCCGGCGAGCGACTTCAGGCGCTGCAGCGTCCGGGCGTCGACCATCAGGCCGAGCTTGGCGGCGGGGATGCCGAAGCGGGCGTCGGGGGTAGCGACCCGGAGGTCGCACGACACCGCCAGCTGGGTGCCGAGGCCAAGGGCAGCGCCCTCCACGGCGGCCACGGTGGCGATGGGCACCCCGGCGAGGAGGTCGAGCACCTCACGGAGCACCACCGTGAACCCGACGTCCTCGAGCGTGGTGAGGTCGGCTCCGGCGCAGAAGTGCCCGCCCGCACCGGTGAGCACCAGCGCCCGTGCCCGCGACTCGAGCGCCGACGACACCGCCTCGCGCAGCTGCTCGAGCGCCTCGTGGTCGACGGCGTTGCGCCGCTCGGGGCGGTCGATCGTGACGACCGCCACCTGCTCGTCGATGGCCAGGTGGATCACACCGCTCCTCGAGGTCGGGCCGGGCCGGGCCGGGCACACTACCGGCCATGGAGATCATCCTCGTCCTGCTCGCCCTCGTCCTCCAGGGCCTCGTAGTCGGCGCCCTCGGCCGCCTGGCGATCCCCGGGCCCAACCCCATGTCGATCGGCCAGACGATCCTGGTGGGCATCGGCGGCTCGTTCCTGGGTGGCCTCGTCGGCCTCCTGGTGTTCCGCGAGCCCGGTGGGCTGCTGCTGGGCGTCCTCGGCGCCGCGCTCATCGTCTGGCTCCTCGAGCGCCGGAGGGAACCCTCGGAGCGCTGAGCTCCGCCCTCTTCCCGGCATCCTCGGCACCCTCCGCTCCTGCGACATGCCGGGGTCGACCACGCGCAGCCCGTGGGAGGGAGACCCAGACCCGATGGACTCGCCCGACCACGTCGCCGACGGCACCTGACGATTCGGATCGGCGATGATCAAGGTCGAGCCCGCGGTGGCAGGTCACTCGTAGGCTGTCGACGTGGTTGCACCCCGGGTCCGAGTCGAGGGGGCCTGCCTCGAGCTCGGTCGGCCCGAGGTCATCCGACGATGTCGCATCTTGCTTGCCGGGGGTGCTGCAGAGCCCGATTTCATCATCACGCTCGGGGGACCTGCGGCGATCCGCTACCTCAACGATGGCCAGCCGGAACACCAGGCGTATTGCCTTCGCGTCTGGGGAGGGCGTGGGTTGCTGTGGGCAGGGCCCGGCACAGACACCACGGTGCTCCGAGAGGCGCTCCGCGACGAGCATTGGCGGGTCCGGGAGATGGCCTGCAAGGTCATAGCCCGGCATCGGATGGGAGACCTCCTCGACTCTGTCGCCGCCTTGGAGTCGGACCCGATCCCGCGAGTACGCGCCGCCGCAACGCGAGCTGCCTCGACCATCGTCGAAGCCGAGGGGTGATCTACCGGAGAACGGCACGCATGGGCGGCGAGGTCCGTTCCCACTCGTCGGCGACGCAGAAGTGGTTGCCTTCCGGGTCGAGCATCTGCTTCAGGTTCCCCTAGCGTCCTGGCTGCCATCCCGCTTCGCTACGTCACGAGCGTTCGCTCGATGGCGCTTCGGAGATCCTCGATGTCGATGTCGAGCTGTCGGAGGATCTCGACCGGTTCGGTGTGATCGCCACACAGGCCGAGAGCAAGGTGTCCGGGTGTGATCATGCGTTGCTTGCGGTGGATGGCCTCGCGGAGGGCCAGCTCGAGGACCTCTTTGCTGCTCGGCGAGAAGGGCGGGGCGCCGCTGCCGCGCCCAAGCTTGGGCGCGGGACGGTCGAGAGCTCCGGGGCCGAACACCTCCTCGGTCGCGCGGCGGACCTCCTCGAGGTCGATTCCGATGCCGGCAAGGGCTTCTGCGTCGTCGTCGCTGATCCTCGCTGGAGCGTCGTGACGCTGCTGGACGACGCGACGAACAGACGGGTAGCAAGCCCCGGCTTCGTTGAGCACAGCTCGTGCGGGGCTCTCGACACTCGCCACGCCGAGCAGGATGTGCTCAGGACCGATGCACGAGCTCGCGAGACATCGCGCTTCGCTGTGCGCGGTGATGATCGCATCGCGAGCGTCGCGCGTGAACCGTTCGAACATCGCTGCTACCTCCCCAGTCTGCGAGCCAGGCGACCCGCGGCGAACTTCTTGTGGACGGCTTGCTTGCTCACCCCGAGGGCGTCGGCGATCTCCTGCCACGACCAGCCGGCGGACCTTGCGCCGTCGACCTGAAGCGCCTCGAGACGCTCCAGCAGCACTCGGAGCGCAGCCACCGCTTGCAGTCCCTTGGTGGGGTCCGACCCGCCTGCCGCCTTGGCCAGGGTCGTCGCGTCATCCATAGAAGTCAACCTACGTTGACCTAGGCCGACTGTCAACAGAGGTTGACTCAGCCTTGTAGCACGTGGTGCTACTTTGTTGGCATGAGTCGTGAGATCACCCAGCGGGAGCTCCGCAACGAGAGCGGGAAGATCATGCGAGAGCTCGACAAGGGCGAGAGCTTCATCGTGACGCGCCGGGGCACCCCGGTCGGCGAGCTCAGTCCCCTGCGGCGTCATCGCTTCGTGCCGGCAGAGTCCGCCGTCGCGCTGTTCCGGTCTGCGCCAGCGGTGGACTACGAGCGCCTGCGCCGTGACCTCGACGAGATCGTCGAACAAGGCATCGCACCCCGTGGCTGAGCATGCACGGCGCCACGCTCGAGGAGTCCTCGACACGTCGGTGTTGATCGATCTCGAGGACATCGACGCCGATTCGCTGCCGGCAGAGGTCGCGGTGAGCTCGCTCACCATGGCAGAGCTGGCTGCTGGGCCACATGCGACGACTGACTCAGACGAACGGAGCCGGCGGCAAGATCGGCTGCAGCGAGCAGAAGCGGCCTTCGACCCCCTCCCGTTCGACAGCGGTGCCGCACGGGCGTACGGAAGAGTGTTCGCCGCGGTCACAGCCTCTGGCCGCAAGGCGCGAGGGACCCGGGCAGTCGACCTGCTGATCGCCGCAACGGCGGTGGCAGAGGGCATTCCCCTCTACACGCGGAACGGGCGGGACTTCGATGCACTCGAGGACCTCCTCACCGTCGTCGTCGTGTAGGCCCAGGTTCGCCGCCTCAGCCCTGCCGCCAGCTGGGCGGGCGCTTTTCGGTGAAGGCGGCGATGCCCTCGGTCGCCTCCTCGGTGGCGGCCGTGACGCTCAGCATCGGATGCAGCAGCCGCAGGGCGTCGGCCGCCGCCAGGTCCCACACCGCGTAGAAGGCGTCGCGGCCCAGCTTGACCACCGCCGGCGGCTTGGCGGCGAGCGTGGCGGCCAGCTCGTCGACGGCGGCGTCGAGCTCGTCGACGGGGACGACCCGGGTGACGAAGCCGATGCGCTCGGCCTCGGCCGCCCCCACCCGGCGACCGGTCAGCATCAGCTCGAGCGCCACCTTGGGCGGCATCGACCGGGTAAGGGGCACGGTGATCATGTGGGGCCAGAGCCCCACGTCGATCTCGGGGGTGCCGAAGATGGCGTCATCGGCTGCCACCACCAGGTCGCAGGCGAGCGCCAACCCGAAGCCCCCGGCGAGGGCGTAGCCCCGCACCCGGGCGATGGTCGGCTTGCCGAGCGACCAGAGGTCCTCGAAGAGCCGGGCCAGCTCGCCACGCGCCTCGTGCTGCTCCACCACGCCCGCCCCCTCGCCCATGCCCGCAAGGTCGGCGCCGGCGCAGAACGCCCGATCGCCGGCCCCGGTGAGCACCACCACCCGCACCTCCGGGTCGGCCCGGACCTCGGCGAGGGCCTGGCGGAGCTCGGCGACGAGCGCCCACGAGAGCGCGTTGCGGCGCTCCTCCCGCTCGATGGTGATACGCCCCACGTGGTCGGCCACCACGAGCGACAGTCCCTGGTACGCCATGGGTCGGACGCTACCCTCGGCGCCCGATGGGCTTCACGAGCATCGCCGTGGTGGTGGGCTTGGCCCTCGCGCTCGCCATGGGCGGGCGGCCCGCGAACGTGGCCGACCAGCGTCTCCGCTGGCTCCCGGCCCTCGTCGCCGGGGCCGCCCTCCAGCTGGGCGCCGAGGTGCTCGACCTCACCGACGCGCTCGCCATGGCCGTCGTCGCCGCGTCGTACCTCGCCCTTGGCGCCTTTGCGGTGGTCAACCTCCGTCTCGTCGGGATGCCGGTGGTGCTTGTCGGCCTGGCCCTCAACGCCCTCGTGATCGGCGTCAATGGGGGGATGCCCGTGCGGGGCGATGCCATCCGGGCGATCCGGGACGTCGAGCCTGCCGAGCTGGCGGCCATCGACTTCGGCGCCAAGCGCCACCTCGAGGGCCCGGACGACCGCCTGACGGCCCTCGGCGACATCATCCCGGTGCCCCCCCTCGGCGAGGTCCTCTCGTTCGGCGACCTGGTGCTGGCCGTCGGGGTGACCAACGTGGTCTTCCGCCTCCTGCGGCCCCGGCGGGACGCTCCCGTCCTCCGCCAGCGACCCGGCCCGGGGCGTCCGGCGGGGCCCGTCGTGGTCCTGCCCGACCGCGGCCCCGCCCCCGCGACCCCGACCGGGGATGGACACGGGGGCGCCGACGACGGCATGCCCGTCGCCCCCGGCTCTTGACCCCGGCTTCTGACCGCCCGGCGCGGCCCGCTGGGCTGTTCGACCTTGTCACCAGGAACCACAGGGGTTACCTTCTCTCCCACTGCCAACAGTGGCAACACCAAGTGGTGGGCAGACCGTTGGCAGCGGTCCCGAAATCCCCGGAGAGCTCCCTCAACAAGGTCTCATTCGGGCTGAAGGGACTGAAAGCACGCACGTTGACAATCGAGTCGAGAAGGAGACGGCGAAAGCGCGCCATCCCATCACCAGCGGAGCGAAGCGTCACCCGCCACTAGCGGACGCGGGAAACCATTCGCAAGGGAGGTGATGTGACATGAAGAACGCACGCGTCCGTGCCGTGGCCATGCTGGCCGGCCTGGCGACCCTGCTGCTCTCGAGCGGCGCCAACTTCCGCTGGAAGTAATCCAACGCTCAGCTGACGCGCTTTCGCCGCCTCTTTCCCGACCCGATCCACGTTGCCGGGGACCCGCCCCAGGCGTCAGGAACTGCCCATGAAACACCGGAGCGCGCTGCTGCAAGGGGCCGTCGTGCTCGCGGCCGCCTCCGCCCTGGTGGGGGCCCTGCGGCTCGACGGCGGGGTCGACTGGCCGATCGTGGCCGCGTTCGTCGCCTTCCTCATCATGGCCGAGAGCACCTCGGTGCTCATGGGCGTGGCCATGAGCGTCAGCCCGGGCTTCATGATCATCATGGCCTCGATCGCGGTCCTCGCCGCAGACGGACCGAGCGGTGCGGTCGCCGGCGCAGCCGTCATCGGTTGCAGCAGCGGCCTCGCCCTCGACGACCTGCGGTCCCGCAACCTGCGGGCCATCGTCATGAACAGCGGGCAGATCCTCCTGGCCGCCGCCGGCGGCGCGCTGGCCTACGTCACCGTCCTCTCGCTGGGCGGCTGGGCCTTCGTCGCGGCCGTGGTCGCCGTGGCCGTCTACGGCTCGCTCAACATCGGGCTCCTCATCGGGCTCCGCTCGCTCAGCACGGGCCCCTCGGCGGCGGTGCTCTGGGCGGACATGCGCCCAGCGGTCCCCAACTACCTGGCCTTCGGCCTCCTCGGTGTCCTGATCGGCCAGATCGGCGCCGAGCTCGGCGCGGTGGCCGTCCTCCTCCTCGCCATCCCGGTCGTGATCGGCCGGTGGACCTTCCGGTCCTTCGAGCGGACCAGGGACGCCCACGACGCCTCGATCCGCCTCTTCATCCGCCTCATCGAGGCCAAGGACCCCTACACCGCGGGCCACACCGAGAGGGTCGCGAAGTACTCGTGCTACATCGCCGAGGAGATGGGACTCTCGCCCGACCGCATCGCCCACCTCCGCCAGTCGGCGCTGATGCACGACGTCGGCAAGCTGGCGGTCCCGAGTCGGCTGCTCAACAAGCCCGGCCGCCTCACCGCCGACGAGTGGGAGATCGTCCGCCGTCACAACGACGCCGGCATCGGCATCCTCGGCCGAGTGAACTTCATGCGCGACATGGCGGTGGTGGCCTCGGACCGCGCCGGACGCTTCGAGCACGACACCGCCGGCATGGCCGCCGAGCTGGTGCTCGAGGGCCACATCGTCGCCGTGGCCGACGCCTTCGACGCCATGACCTCCACCCGTTCGTACCGTCAGGCGCTCGACCAGGACATCGCCTTCGAAGAGCTGCGCAAGAACGCAGGCACCCAGTTCAACCCCACCTGCACCGAAGCACTCATCGCGGTGATCGAGCAGCGGGGCGAGCGCTACGGCCGCGGCTTCGAGGTCGATGCCCACGCCTTCGCCGTCGCCCCGCCCGACGTCGGGGTCGGCTCGGCCGGCCTGGGTGACCTCTCCGACGAAGCGACCGCCGCGGGTTCGAGCTCGTGAGCGCCCCCGACAGCGGCCGCCGGTTGAGCCCCGTGCTCGTCGCCGCCGTCGGCGTCACCGTCGGCGCCGCCATCGCTGCGACGGGACCCGACCGAGCGCGGGTGCTCGTGGGCGTCGCCGTGGCCCTCGGGGTCGGCCTGCTGGTGACCGTCCCCGTGCCCTGGGGGGGCAGCGTCCCGATTGGATTCGCCCTCGCCATGGCCGTACCCACCACGCCGCTCACCTTGCAGGAGCAAGGGATCGTGGCCGTGGCCGCCCTCACGATCGCCCTCGCCGTGACCGCCAACCGCCACGACCTCGCCGAGGTGGGCCGGGTGGGGTCGCGGCTGGCACTCGCGCTGCTCGCCGCCGGCGCCGCCGTGTTCGCGTTCGACCTGGTGGTGCCCGAGGCCACCGTGCTCGCCCGGGCCGGGGCCGGCATCCTCGGTCTCGTGGCCGTCGACGCCCTCGTCACCCGTTGGGTCCTGGTCGACGGCGAGCACCTCGAGCTCAAGTCGGCGGCCCCGGTCCACCTCACGTTGGCCTGTGCCGCCGCCCTCATCGCCGTGGCAACCGACCAGGTGGGCGTGGCCATGGCCGCGGTCGCCGGCCTGCCGCTGCTCATCGCTCGCTTCTCCTTCCTGCGCTATGCCAGCGCCACCGACACCCTGGGCCAGACCGTGCAGGCGCTCGGTCTGGTACCGGAGCTGGCCGGGCTCTCCCCCCTCGGCCACAGCGAGCGAACCGCCTGCTACGCCGACGTCGTGGCCGGTGAGCTCGGGTTCGACCGGGCGACGAGGCAGCGGATCGTGACCGCCAGCCGGCTCCACCGGCTGGGAGCCGTGCCGCTCGACGACAGTACCGGCGAGGCCGTCCCGGCGACCGACGCCGCCGACGACCACACCACCGTGGCCGTCCAGGGCGCCAGCATCCTGCGCGACGTGGGCTTCACCAGCGAGGTCGCCGACCTGGTCGAGTCGGCCAAGGCCGGGTCCCTCGAGGGTCCGGCCCCGTCGCTGGAGGCCGCCGTCGTCCGGGTGGCGGTGGCCTTCGACATGGTGGTCGGCGACGACCCTGACCTCGCCGACCGGGGGCTGTCCCTGCTGACCGGCGTGGCCCGTGATGGCGCCACCCGACGGGCGACCGCCGCGCTGTTCCGGCTCATCGCCGACCGACCGGCGACCGTCACCGACGCCATCGCCGCCGGCGACCGCTTCCGCCAAGCTGCCAGCGGCCTCGACCTCGAGAGCCTCGTGGCCGGTGGGGGCGACATCCTCCCCTTCACCCGCCGGAAGAGCGCGCTCTGAGCGCCTCCCAGGTGCCCGACGGTCCCCGATCCCCGGCGGGCCGGTCGGTACGCTCGACCCGGTGAACGACCTCGACCTGCGCTCCGTCGAGCGCGAGCTGTGCCGCATCCCCGACGTGCGGGCGGCCCGCATCGTCGTGGGCCCCGACACCGAACCGGTGGAGGTCCACATCCTCGCCGTACCGGGCAAGCACGCCAAGCAGGTGGTACGCGACATCCAGTCGGTCGCCATGGCCAGCGTGGGCCTCGAGATCGATCACCGCATCGTGAGCGTCGTCCAGCTCGAGGACCCGGTGGTCGAGCCCCCCGCGTCGCCTGGCGCACCAGCGGCGCCCGCGTCCGCGGCCCAGGCACCCGAGGCCGTGGCAGTCTCCGCAGCGCCAGGACCCGCCCCGGTCCCACCAGCCGCCGACCCCGAGGGCGCAGCCTCCTCCAACGGCCGGGCCGAGGCGGCACCCACCTCGCCGCCTGCCGGGACGAACACCGGTGAGCGCCCCGTCGTCGAGAGCGTCCACCTGCTGCGGCGCGGCCCCCGCTGCAGCGCCGAGGTCGCCCTGCGCGCCGGCGAGGTCGAGGCCACCGGCACCGTCGAGGGGTCAGCCGCCGCCAGCGCAACCCTCCGCCTCGTCGCCGAGGCAACCCTCGACGCCCTCCGCCAGCTCGACGGCACGGCCGCCCAGGTGACGGTCGAGACCGCCACCGTCACCTCCTTCGGCGACCGGCCGGTGGCCATGGCCGTGCTGGTCCTGATGGTGCCGCCCTACGAGGAGCTCCTCACCGGCTCGGCGCCGGTGCGCAGCATGGGCGAGCACGAGGCGGTGGCCCGCGCCGTGCTCGACGCCACCAACCGCCGGCTCCGCCCCCCGAGGTAGCAACCCACCGTCGAGCCGGTCACACCCGTCGCAGGTGATCGGGCAGCACCGCGCCGGGATCGAGCACCTCGGGCGCGTCGATGGCGGCCCGGACCGCGAGGTACTGGGCGGTGCCGGCCACGTCGTGGACCCGCAGCAGCGACGACGGCGCGGCGGCGGCCAGCGCCCCGGCGACGGCCAGCGTGCCCGGCGCCCGGTCGAGGGGGCCGGTCATGGCGATGGCGCCGATGAAGTCCTTGCGGGAGATGGCGAAGAGCAGGGGCCCCTCGATCGCGGCGTGGAGCGCCCCGGCGCGGTGGACCAGCTCCAGCGACTGACGAGGGGTCTTCCCGAAGTCCAGACCCGGATCGACGATGACCTGGTCCGGGTCCACGCCCGCCGTGGCCAGCTGCGAGAGCTTGGCGTCGACGAACGAGAGGACAGCGCTGACGACGTCGTCGTACCGGTGAGGATCGAGGATCTTCGACTTCGGTGGCCCGACGGTGTGCATCAGGACGTAGCCGGCGCCCCACGAGGCGACCACGTCGGCGAGCTCGGGGTGGTGCAGGCCGCTGACGTCGTTGATGACGTCGGCG
Protein-coding sequences here:
- a CDS encoding HD domain-containing phosphohydrolase — its product is MKHRSALLQGAVVLAAASALVGALRLDGGVDWPIVAAFVAFLIMAESTSVLMGVAMSVSPGFMIIMASIAVLAADGPSGAVAGAAVIGCSSGLALDDLRSRNLRAIVMNSGQILLAAAGGALAYVTVLSLGGWAFVAAVVAVAVYGSLNIGLLIGLRSLSTGPSAAVLWADMRPAVPNYLAFGLLGVLIGQIGAELGAVAVLLLAIPVVIGRWTFRSFERTRDAHDASIRLFIRLIEAKDPYTAGHTERVAKYSCYIAEEMGLSPDRIAHLRQSALMHDVGKLAVPSRLLNKPGRLTADEWEIVRRHNDAGIGILGRVNFMRDMAVVASDRAGRFEHDTAGMAAELVLEGHIVAVADAFDAMTSTRSYRQALDQDIAFEELRKNAGTQFNPTCTEALIAVIEQRGERYGRGFEVDAHAFAVAPPDVGVGSAGLGDLSDEATAAGSSS
- the folP gene encoding dihydropteroate synthase, which encodes MKRTFVACRRTVVVDGTPLMGIVNASPESFSGDGSSELQVQVDLALRQVAAGALVVDIGGQSANTRTPTLAVEDEVARVVPLIEAVRAASDAVISVDTYKPAVADACLAAGADVINDVSGLHHPELADVVASWGAGYVLMHTVGPPKSKILDPHRYDDVVSAVLSFVDAKLSQLATAGVDPDQVIVDPGLDFGKTPRQSLELVHRAGALHAAIEGPLLFAISRKDFIGAIAMTGPLDRAPGTLAVAGALAAAAPSSLLRVHDVAGTAQYLAVRAAIDAPEVLDPGAVLPDHLRRV